A genomic region of Fundidesulfovibrio terrae contains the following coding sequences:
- a CDS encoding DUF945 family protein: MKKLALVLAVLAVAYCAASYFVGRQAEAVLNTRLEQMKADAPGVNCKLKDKRQGIFTSRYTYTVAFDVPGEPGRTASGKPITLDAILDVSHGPVAFAGGPAACLAITDTTFAANQDTPQIPRDFLAKLPELAQTTLRTRIAFDGSGVTSIAVPPASRTVQLDNGTSLQVEWQPLEASVTFNADVSESEMTGRCPLIRLGDGKASATFAGFSFTSKARRITGKIWGGSYRVALESFDIQPAAPDTPVHLDKLYANLDLKPRGGLLDYAAEFGGIGLDQAGTVIPATVSLAVANLDVPALDELQSILQKQATPGALPQGSPQEDLLRVGNSLLARSPRLDFSLKALEGDLGPVTLQATVNTENMKQVPANAALIPSMLRATAKLDGPAKGVLELACLLAQNKTKRPSSDPALRQEMAVQLDQLVLQGILVPSGDRLASVAVWDGVGLAVNGKRLQ; the protein is encoded by the coding sequence GTGAAAAAGCTCGCCCTGGTTCTGGCCGTTCTCGCTGTCGCGTACTGCGCCGCCTCATATTTCGTCGGCCGCCAAGCCGAAGCGGTCTTGAACACTCGCCTGGAACAGATGAAAGCCGACGCCCCTGGCGTAAATTGTAAGCTGAAAGATAAACGGCAGGGAATCTTCACCAGCAGATACACCTACACCGTCGCCTTCGATGTGCCGGGCGAACCGGGCAGGACCGCTTCCGGAAAGCCTATCACCCTGGACGCGATTCTGGACGTGTCCCACGGCCCGGTGGCCTTCGCCGGCGGACCTGCGGCATGCTTGGCCATCACCGACACCACCTTCGCCGCAAACCAGGACACACCCCAAATCCCCCGGGACTTCCTGGCGAAGCTCCCCGAGCTGGCCCAGACGACACTCCGCACCCGCATCGCTTTCGACGGAAGCGGCGTCACCTCCATAGCCGTCCCCCCGGCGAGCCGGACCGTTCAGCTGGACAACGGGACATCCCTGCAGGTTGAGTGGCAGCCCCTTGAAGCCTCCGTCACCTTCAACGCCGACGTCTCCGAGAGCGAGATGACGGGGCGCTGCCCCCTGATCCGGCTGGGCGACGGCAAGGCCTCCGCGACTTTCGCCGGATTCTCCTTCACCTCCAAGGCCAGAAGAATCACGGGAAAAATCTGGGGCGGTTCCTACCGCGTCGCTCTCGAATCCTTCGATATCCAGCCCGCCGCACCCGATACCCCTGTCCACCTGGACAAATTGTATGCGAACCTCGATCTCAAACCCAGAGGCGGCCTACTCGACTACGCAGCGGAATTCGGCGGGATCGGACTCGACCAGGCGGGGACGGTTATCCCGGCAACGGTGTCCCTGGCCGTCGCCAATCTGGACGTCCCCGCCCTGGATGAACTCCAGAGCATCCTCCAGAAGCAAGCAACACCCGGAGCCCTCCCGCAGGGCTCGCCGCAGGAGGACCTGCTGCGCGTGGGCAACTCCCTCCTGGCCCGGTCGCCCCGGCTCGACTTCTCCCTCAAGGCGTTGGAAGGGGATCTGGGGCCGGTCACTCTTCAGGCCACCGTCAACACCGAGAATATGAAGCAGGTGCCCGCCAACGCCGCGCTGATCCCGTCCATGCTGCGCGCCACGGCCAAGCTCGACGGCCCAGCAAAAGGAGTGCTGGAGCTGGCCTGCCTGCTGGCCCAAAACAAGACCAAGCGCCCGTCGTCCGATCCGGCACTCAGGCAGGAGATGGCCGTCCAGCTCGACCAGTTGGTTCTGCAAGGCATCCTCGTGCCTTCCGGAGACCGGCTGGCTTCGGTCGCCGTCTGGGACGGCGTGGGCCTCGCGGTCAACGGCAAGCGTCTGCAGTGA
- the ribD gene encoding bifunctional diaminohydroxyphosphoribosylaminopyrimidine deaminase/5-amino-6-(5-phosphoribosylamino)uracil reductase RibD — MARALDLARRGKGATAPNPCVGAVLVRDGQVVAEGWHQRCGEAHAEVNCLADAASKSVDTSSCTLYVTLEPCNHHGKTPPCTLAVLAAGIKKVVVGCADPNPRVEGGGATFLRSKGVDVTVGVLERECLDMIADFRVWQFTPRTYNILKMAATLDGRIASRTGHAAWVSGPESRAAVHELRARVDAVIVGGATLRQDNPQLTVRLEGGYGGKQPLAVVVTSLLPEPSAPLALLARRPDQTIFWTDALNSASVRAEALRDLGVRVWELPASGESLDLAAGFAKLRSEAGCFTTLCEGGGRLALSLVKQGVMDEFLYFLAPKVIGDAMAVPVFSGDCVESMEQAVRLRLAGVRPSGQDLLLTYMPKDDPHGPA, encoded by the coding sequence ATGGCCCGCGCCCTGGACCTTGCCCGCCGGGGCAAGGGAGCAACCGCGCCCAACCCCTGCGTGGGGGCCGTCCTGGTGCGGGATGGACAGGTGGTGGCCGAGGGCTGGCACCAGCGCTGCGGCGAGGCCCACGCCGAGGTCAACTGCCTGGCCGACGCCGCGTCCAAAAGCGTGGACACATCCTCCTGCACCCTTTACGTCACCCTGGAGCCCTGCAACCACCACGGCAAGACCCCTCCCTGCACCCTGGCGGTTCTCGCGGCTGGCATCAAGAAGGTCGTGGTGGGCTGCGCCGACCCCAACCCGCGCGTTGAAGGCGGCGGCGCAACGTTCCTGCGCTCCAAGGGCGTGGACGTGACCGTGGGCGTGCTCGAGCGGGAATGTCTGGACATGATCGCCGATTTCCGTGTCTGGCAATTCACGCCGCGCACCTACAACATCCTCAAGATGGCGGCCACTCTGGACGGGCGCATCGCCTCGCGCACAGGCCACGCCGCATGGGTGAGCGGCCCTGAGTCTCGCGCCGCCGTGCACGAACTGCGCGCCCGCGTGGACGCGGTCATCGTCGGCGGAGCCACCCTGCGCCAGGACAACCCCCAGCTCACAGTCAGGCTCGAAGGCGGTTACGGTGGCAAGCAGCCCCTGGCCGTGGTGGTCACATCGCTTCTGCCCGAACCGTCGGCCCCCCTGGCGCTTCTGGCCCGTCGGCCCGACCAGACGATTTTCTGGACCGACGCCCTCAACTCCGCGTCGGTACGGGCCGAAGCGCTACGGGATCTTGGCGTGCGGGTGTGGGAGCTACCCGCCAGCGGCGAAAGCCTGGACCTTGCGGCCGGATTCGCCAAGCTGCGTAGCGAGGCCGGATGTTTCACCACCCTGTGCGAGGGCGGCGGCAGGCTGGCCCTTTCCCTGGTCAAACAGGGCGTCATGGACGAGTTTCTGTACTTCCTGGCCCCGAAAGTCATCGGCGACGCCATGGCCGTGCCGGTCTTTTCCGGCGACTGCGTGGAGTCCATGGAGCAAGCCGTCCGCCTGCGCCTGGCAGGAGTCAGGCCCAGCGGGCAGGACCTGCTGCTGACCTACATGCCCAAGGATGATCCTCACGGACCCGCGTGA
- a CDS encoding deoxycytidylate deaminase produces the protein MDQRLPWPEYFMRIAFLVAERSTCLRRKVGAIAVKEKRILATGYNGAPAGTAHCLDIGCLREKLGIPSGQRHELCRGLHAEQNVIIQAATHGVSIAGADLYCTTQPCIICTKMLINCGIKNIHYAEGYPDDLSRDMLTEAGVNFDTLSRPDNS, from the coding sequence ATGGACCAACGTCTCCCCTGGCCCGAATACTTCATGCGTATCGCCTTCCTGGTGGCCGAGCGCTCCACCTGCCTGCGCCGCAAGGTCGGGGCCATCGCGGTGAAGGAAAAGCGCATCCTGGCCACCGGCTACAATGGCGCCCCCGCGGGTACCGCGCACTGCCTGGACATCGGCTGCCTGCGCGAGAAGCTCGGCATCCCCTCCGGACAGCGCCACGAGCTCTGCCGGGGCCTCCACGCCGAGCAGAACGTCATCATCCAGGCCGCCACCCACGGCGTCTCCATCGCCGGAGCCGACCTCTACTGCACCACCCAGCCCTGCATCATCTGCACGAAGATGCTCATCAACTGCGGCATCAAGAATATCCACTACGCCGAAGGATACCCGGACGACCTCTCCCGGGACATGCTCACCGAAGCAGGAGTGAACTTTGATACTCTGTCACGCCCCGACAACTCCTGA